From a region of the Coffea arabica cultivar ET-39 chromosome 3e, Coffea Arabica ET-39 HiFi, whole genome shotgun sequence genome:
- the LOC140038372 gene encoding uncharacterized protein, with translation MKQFADKDRSERSFQVGDLAYLKLQPYRQTSVAVRKNLKLSSKYYGPYKVLQNVGNAAYRLDLPASSLIHPTFHVSLLKPSAKNHVVTQELPLTTADGQVKIAPESVIATREVIRKRQKVT, from the coding sequence ATGAAGCAGTTTGCTGACAAGGACAGGAGTGAAAGGAGTTTCCAAGTTGGAGATTTGGCCTATTTAAAGCTGCAACCTTACAGACAAACATCGGTGGCAGTCAGAAAAAATCTGAAGCTATCTTCCAAATATTATGGCCCTTACAAAGTTCTTCAAAATGTTGGGAATGCAGCCTATAGGCTAGATTTACCAGCTAGTTCCTTGATCCATCCTACCTTTCATGTTTCATTGCTTAAACCCTCAGCAAAGAATCATGTTGTGACTCAGGAACTGCCCTTAACTACTGCTGATGGACAGGTTAAAATTGCCCCTGAGAGTGTGATTGCTACTCGAGAAGTCATTAGGAAGAGGCAGAAGGTGACTTAG
- the LOC140038648 gene encoding uncharacterized protein has product MEGTAEEDMEVTREEVMEGILVVDMGAIQVEVMEDILGMGMEGTLVVAMEDVVVVAVEVMGDILGVDMEGILVVAMKDVAAAMADILVELLMQRLRTNQASF; this is encoded by the coding sequence ATGGAGGGTACCGCGGAGGAGGATATGGAGGTTACCCGCGAGGAGGTTATGGAGGGTATCCTGGTGGTGGATATGGGGGCTATCCAGGTGGAGGTTATGGAGGATATCCTGGGGATGGGTATGGAGGGTACCCTGGTGGTGGCTATGGAGGACGTGGTGGTGGTGGCCGTGGAGGTTATGGGGGATATCCTGGGGGTGGATATGGAGGGTATACTGGTGGTGGCTATGAAGGACGTGGCGGCGGCCATGGCGGATATCCTGGTGGAGCTGTTGATGCAGAGACTGAGAACTAATCAAGCCAGCTTCTAG
- the LOC113736450 gene encoding uncharacterized protein → MGSKTLLFFCISLAIVLTIASQVAARELAETTTSAENSKTDETTGVEEGKYGGGYGGYGGYPGYGGYGGRGGYGGYGGRGGYGGYGGRGGYGGYGGRGGYGGYGGRGGYGGYPGGGYGGRGGYGGYPGGGYGHGGYPGQAVDAEPQN, encoded by the exons ATGGGTTCCAAGacgctccttttcttttgcatctccttGGCAATAGTTCTTACTATTGCCTCACAGGTGGCTGCTAGGGAATTGGCTGAGACTACCACGTCAGCTGAGAATT CCAAGACAGATGAGACAACTGGTGTAGAAGAAGGCAAGTACGGTGGAGGCTATGGAGGTTATGGAGGATATCCAGGTTATGGTGGCTACGGAGGACGTGGTGGTTATGGGGGCTACGGAGGACGTGGTGGTTATGGTGGCTACGGAGGACGTGGTGGTTATGGCGGCTACGGAGGACGTGGTGGTTATGGTGGCTACGGAGGACGTGGTGGTTATGGCGGATATCCTGGGGGTGGCTATGGAGGACGTGGTGGTTATGGGGGATATCCTGGAGGTGGCTATGGCCATGGTGGATATCCTGGTCAGGCTGTGGATGCTGAGCCTCAGAACTAA
- the LOC113737340 gene encoding putative late blight resistance protein homolog R1A-3 yields MTEESLPGSWQSVKQLNNYLVASTLNARRAQVRKALLLDNHQRHYQFVPSHLVEAIKDIKLLKLFLICARKWSSSNDLYFESYNDAKKASLPFFLSDINNTVLGATESSPSKKVSLHSCISYIEDVVNKYEEFNKYEEEIDYLSSRSETDAAVTFIVCHEVIPEFLKQIKSFKQEIIQVYITVISCGSLHLNSCMRDDELVEFIDFILQNLVDLLTVMSSGYGALLAQLRALEKKLTFLKSFILFAKLRGTVDIPSLLFTHIEVVVLIAACLSYMCSLWDDAEAMYNPEHCSIICEQLEMIKPVDIHVYEIYMQVRRASSTSASLHTTMMDQQILNNFNDSLISCLWDLLCCSSSFMGSVKDEMQILDAGLRFFRSILKEPKEHMDELNEKIGALLTEAGIIICLLLLNRTKEGEPDSLESTKALDFYDMLVNTNIHIKHVKDQISGSSIIGSPPSNHSFQEQGGCKPSSHMPSEGKKPITHEVMVGLDDEAEKVIDRLISGQEHLEIVPIVGMAGLGKTTLAKKVYNDNSIIYNFHIRFWCTVSQEFNVKKLLLQILHSDGENEKLEFLDEDELLQKLYQKLKGNRYLVVFYDIWDIRAWNELRYSFPDNNKRNRILFTSRFSNVASQVEYGGQPHNLRPLTEKESCELLQRKVFGEEDCPQPLCGFGMEIAQKCKGLPLTVVVVAGILATIEHEVWAWEEFSERLTLTMVSSTELCKKSLELSYEYLPYRLKVCLLYFAAFQEDEIIGTKNLMRLWIAEGFVENVEGKRLEDIAEEYMMDLIGRNLVMISERRSSGGVKSCCIHDLLFEFCKIQAKEKNFLQVLRGFDELSTFNEPPNLPLLSIFSSGEDFIKSKLFCPHLRTLLFFDQTAARYFQLADTSFPFSIYKRLNVLKLDHIHLMQEELPEEVESLLNLRYLAIRAKNIPPSIAKISNLETFSLKHCREVTLPGTIWSMKKLRHLHVRPGPAVIGRLPKDNAVENSSTLLNLDTLSNLDLPFNQEGENIMRKIQNIRKLRISSTMAGRNVCCNMSRLESLESLTLLLIDPLRKGSLLDSLRSRNIELSLPMSLKKLLLAGLFLPCSKMQLIEQLPNLEVLKLHHDSLYGGSWELTKGGFTKLRVLTFSQLDIVEWTESDPDSDDYFPCLQQLNLEFSWKLEKFPSCLERISTLEKIKMKHWKSNDHDRVLCLVRGIEESQRNYGNENLKIITQRIY; encoded by the exons ATGACTGAAGAATCATTGCCCGGGTCTTGGCAATCTGTAAAACAATTGAATAATTACCTAGTGGCTTCCACGCTGAATGCACGCAGGGCTCAAGTGCGTAAAGCT TTGCTCCTGGACAACCACCAAAGGCACTATCAGTTTGTACCTTCCCACCTTGTGGAAGCGATTAAAGACATTAAATTGCTCAAATTATTTCTTATCTGTGCAAGAAAGTGGAGCAGCAGCAATGATTTGTACTTCGAATCTTATAATGACGCTAAGAAGGCGAgtcttcctttcttcttatctgATATAAACAACACAGTTCTTGGTGCAACAGAATCGAGCCCCAGCAAGAAGGTGAGTCTTCATTCTTGCATATCTTACATTGAAGATGTCGTTAACAAATATGAGGAGTTTAACAAATATGAGGAGGAGATTGACTATCTTTCCAGTAGATCAGAAACTGATGCAGCAGTCACTTTTATTGTTTGCCATGAAGTGATCCCCGAATTTTTGAAACAGATCAAATCATTCAAGCAAGAAATCATCCAAGTGTACATTACTGTGATAAGCTGCGGCTCATTGCATTTGAATTCTTGCATGAGAGATGATGAACTTGTGGAATTTATAGACTTCATTCTACAAAATTTGGTGGATCTGCTAACTGTTATGTCATCTGGTTATGGGGCTTTGCTTGCTCAACTTCGCGCCCTTGAAAAAAAGCTAACATTCTTGAAAAGTTTCATTCTCTTTGCCAAATTGCGAGGAACGGTAGATATTCCTTCCTTGCTATTTACTCACATTGAAGTCGTGGTGTTGATCGCAGCATGCCTCTCTTACATGTGTTCCCTCTGGGACGATGCTGAGGCAATGTACAATCCTGAGCACTGCTCTATCATATGTGAACAACTGGAGATGATCAAACCAGTTGatattcacgtctatgagattTATATGCAAGTTCGTAGAGCCTCAAGCACCTCAGCATCTTTACATACTACGATGATGGATCAACAGATATTGAACAACTTCAATGATTCTCTGATAAGTTGTCTCTGGGACCTATTATGCTGCAGTTCTAGCTTTATGGGTTCAGtaaaagatgaaatgcaaatACTCGATGCTGGATTGAGATTCTTCAGAAGCATATTAAAGGAGCCAAAGGAGCACATGGATGAGCTGAATGAAAAAATTGGAGCTCTCCTCACTGAGGCAGGGATCATAATATGCCTACTTTTGCTCAACAGAACGAAAGAAGGAGAGCCTGACTCCTTAGAGTCCACAAAGGCCCTTGATTTTTATGATATGTTGGTTAATACCAATATTCATATCAAGCATGTTAAGGATCAGATCAGTGGCTCAAGCATTATAGGGAGTCCTCCTTCCAATCATAGCTTCCAAGAACAAGGAGGTTGCAAGCCTTCCAGCCATATGCCATCAGAAGGTAAGAAACCAATAACCCATGAAGTCATGGTTGGTCTTGATGACGAGGCAGAAAAAGTAATTGATCGACTTATAAGCGGACAAGAACATCTGGAAATTGTTCCCATTGTGGGAATGGCAGGGCTTGGTAAGACAACTTTAGCcaaaaaagtttacaatgacAATTCAATTATCTATAACTTCCACATTCGTTTTTGGTGCACTGTTTCTCAAGAATTTAACGTGAAAAAGTTGCTACTTCAAATTTTGCACTCTGATGGAGAGAATGAAAAGCTCGAATTTCTGGATGAAGATGAATTGCTTCAAAAGCTCTATCAAAAGCTGAAAGGAAATAGGTATCTCGTTGTTTTTTATGATATCTGGGACATCAGAGCATGGAATGAATTGAGGTACTCGTTTCCAGATAACAACAAGAGAAATAGAATCCTCTTCACTAGCCGATTCTCTAATGTGGCTTCACAGGTTGAATATGGTGGCCAACCTCACAATCTTCGCCCGCTCACTGAAAAAGAGAGTTGCGAATTACTGCAGAGGAAAGTATTTGGAGAGGAAGATTGTCCTCAACCACTATGTGGGTTTGGGAtggaaattgcccaaaaatgcaagggactTCCCCTTACTGTTGTTGTTGTAGCTGGAATTCTAGCAACTATAGAGCATGAGGTATGGGCTTGGGAAGAATTTTCTGAAAGGTTGACTTTGACCATGGTGTCTAGCACAGAATTGTGCAAGAAATCATTAGAGCTCAGTTATGAATATTTGCCATATCGTTTGAAGGTGTGCCTGCTTTATTTTGCTGCATTTCAAGAAGATGAAATAATTGGTACGAAGAACTTGATGCGTCTGTGGATTGCAGAAGGGTTTGTGGAAAACGTTGAAGGAAAGAGATTAGAAGACATTGCCGAAGAATATATGATGGATTTAATTGGTCGAAACTTAGTTATGATAAGTGAACGTAGATCCAGTGGTGGAGTCAAATCTTGTTGCATTCACGATTTGTTATTTGAGTTTTGTAAGATCCAAGCCAAAGAAAAGAATTTCCTTCAAGTGCTACGGGGATTTGATGAGCTTTCTACTTTCAATGAGCCTCCCAACCTACCTCTATTGTCCATTTTTTCCAGTGGAGAAGATTTCATAAAGTCGAAACTGTTTTGTCCACATTTACGGACTCTGCTATTCTTCGATCAGACCGCAGCAAGATACTTTCAATTGGCTGATACCTCCTTTCCTTTCAGCATCTACAAACGTCTTAATGTTTTGAAGTTAGACCACATTCACCTGATGCAAGAGGAGCTTCCAGAAGAAGTTGAATCACTTCTTAATTTGAGGTATCTAGCTATTAGAGCTAAGAATATTCCACCATCAATAGCAAAGATCTCAAATTTGGAAACTTTTAGCTTGAAACATTGTAGGGAAGTCACACTTCCAGGTACAATCTGGAGCATGAAAAAGTTGAGGCACCTACATGTAAGGCCAGGCCCCGCGGTTATTGGTCGTTTGCCCAAAGACAACGCGGTTGAAAACTCCTCCACTTTGCTCAACTTAGACACACTTTCCAATCTGGATCTTCCTTTTAATCAAGAAGGAGAAAACATAATGAGGAAGATTCAAAACATCCGCAAATTGAGAATTTCCAGCACAATGGCAGGAAGAAATGTATGCTGCAACATGAGTCGATTAGAAAGTTTGGAATCACTCACCTTACTGTTGATAGACCCCCTCCGTAAAGGCTCCTTGCTTGACTCCCTCCGTAGTCGGAACATTGAGCTTTCTTTACCTATGAGCTTAAAAAAGTTGCTCCTTGCCGGATTGTTTCTCCCCTGTAGTAAAATGCAGTTGATTGAACAACTCCCCAATCTTGAGGTCCTCAAGCTACACCATGATTCATTGTATGGAGGAAGTTGGGAACTGACTAAAGGAGGATTCACTAAACTTCGGGTTTTGACTTTCTCCCAACTGGACATTGTTGAGTGGACAGAGTCAGACCCTGATAGTGATGATTATTTCCCATGCCTTCAGCAGTTAAACCTGGAATTCAGTTGGAAGCTGGAAAAGTTCCCTTCTTGTTTAGAGCGTATATCAACTCTTGAAAAGATTAAGATGAAGCATTGGAAAAGCAATGACCACGACAGAGTTTTATGTTTAGTACGTGGAATTGAAGAGTCGCAGAGGAACTATGGAAATGAGAATCTGAAGATCATCACCCAGAGGATCTACTAG